A single genomic interval of Nonomuraea rubra harbors:
- a CDS encoding glycosyltransferase family 2 protein, with protein sequence MNKQPFAASVSVIVPAMNEAENLPHVFATLPEWIDEVILVDGNSTDDTIAVARRLRPDLRVVVQSRRGKGNALIEGFQAARGDIIVMIDADGSTDGREIRSFVATLVNGADFAKGSRYAPGGGSDDLSPIRSLGNKVLTGLTNFLYGTRYTDLCYGYNAFWARHLDALDLDCDGFEIETLMNVRAAQAGLVIREVPSHERSRIHGVSNLNAVRDGWRVLRTIWRERSRGAAVTTAQAQVALAK encoded by the coding sequence ATGAACAAGCAGCCTTTCGCCGCCAGCGTCAGTGTCATCGTCCCCGCGATGAACGAGGCCGAGAACCTTCCCCACGTCTTCGCAACGCTGCCCGAGTGGATCGACGAGGTCATCCTCGTGGACGGCAACTCGACCGACGACACGATCGCCGTCGCGCGAAGGCTGCGCCCCGACCTCCGGGTCGTCGTGCAGAGCCGGCGCGGCAAGGGCAACGCCCTCATCGAGGGCTTCCAGGCCGCCCGGGGCGACATCATCGTCATGATCGACGCCGACGGCTCCACCGACGGCCGCGAGATCCGTTCCTTCGTCGCCACGCTGGTGAACGGCGCCGACTTCGCCAAGGGCTCCAGGTACGCCCCTGGTGGCGGCTCGGACGACCTCAGTCCGATCCGCTCGCTCGGCAACAAGGTCCTGACCGGGCTCACCAACTTCCTCTACGGCACCCGCTACACCGACCTCTGCTACGGCTACAACGCCTTCTGGGCCCGCCACCTCGACGCCCTCGACCTCGACTGCGACGGCTTCGAGATCGAGACCCTGATGAACGTCCGCGCCGCCCAGGCCGGCCTCGTCATCCGCGAGGTCCCCAGCCACGAGCGCTCCCGCATCCACGGCGTCAGCAACCTGAACGCGGTGCGCGACGGCTGGCGGGTGCTCAGGACGATCTGGCGCGAGCGCTCGCGCGGCGCCGCCGTGACCACCGCGCAGGCCCAAGTGGCACTCGCCAAGTAG
- a CDS encoding AAA family ATPase: protein MKGVVLITGISASGKSTVAQALAERLPRSAHVRGDAFRRMVVNGRADMTPELTGEAVRQLHLRYRIAAKTADMYFDAGFTPIVQDVILGADLERFTKLVVTRPLHVIVLAPDPAEVARREAARAKTGYAGGWTIAQLDASLRRETARLGLWLDTSRQSVGETVNEIISRSGEAQIT from the coding sequence TTGAAGGGGGTCGTGCTGATCACGGGCATCTCGGCGTCGGGGAAGTCCACCGTGGCCCAGGCCCTGGCCGAGCGGCTGCCCCGCTCGGCCCACGTGCGGGGCGACGCGTTCCGGCGCATGGTGGTCAACGGGCGCGCCGACATGACCCCGGAATTGACCGGCGAGGCGGTGCGGCAACTCCATCTTCGTTACCGAATCGCAGCCAAAACAGCGGATATGTATTTCGACGCCGGATTCACGCCAATAGTTCAAGATGTCATTCTCGGTGCGGATTTGGAGCGGTTCACGAAGCTGGTCGTTACCCGGCCCCTGCACGTGATCGTTCTGGCCCCCGACCCCGCCGAGGTGGCACGCCGCGAGGCCGCCCGCGCCAAGACCGGTTACGCGGGCGGCTGGACGATTGCCCAGCTCGACGCGTCGCTACGGCGCGAGACGGCACGCCTCGGCCTCTGGCTGGACACCTCCCGCCAGAGCGTCGGAGAAACCGTGAACGAGATCATCTCCCGGTCCGGGGAGGCCCAAATCACCTGA
- a CDS encoding ketopantoate reductase family protein, protein MRYIVIGAGAVGGTIGARLFQGGHEVLLIARGAHYEALKRDGLRLITPESSETLDIPAADGPVPTRDDDVLILATKSQDTIAALDPWPADLPVVCAQNGVANERMVLRRFEHVYGMCVWLPAQIPQPGVIAAHAHPYSGMLHVGRYPQAVDDGLAARIADDLSKRGLVGRAVPDVMRWKYAKLLGNLGNAAEALLGHVPGLPEVVERARAEARAVLEHAGIAYATPEEEAEVRGHKVDARPIEGVDRGGGSSWQSLARGAGSIEADYLNGEIVLMGREHGLPTPVNETLRREANRAAREKLPPGSMPLETLQALIAARSAA, encoded by the coding sequence ATGCGCTACATAGTGATCGGAGCAGGAGCAGTCGGGGGAACCATCGGGGCCCGCCTGTTTCAGGGCGGGCACGAGGTTCTCCTCATCGCGAGAGGAGCCCACTACGAGGCTCTCAAGCGTGACGGCCTGCGACTGATCACCCCCGAATCCTCCGAGACCCTGGACATCCCCGCCGCCGACGGCCCCGTGCCCACGCGCGATGACGACGTGCTCATCCTGGCGACCAAGTCGCAGGACACGATCGCCGCGCTGGACCCCTGGCCGGCCGACCTGCCCGTGGTGTGCGCCCAGAACGGCGTGGCCAACGAGCGCATGGTCCTGCGGCGGTTCGAGCACGTCTACGGCATGTGCGTGTGGTTGCCCGCACAGATCCCCCAGCCCGGCGTCATCGCCGCCCACGCCCACCCCTACTCCGGCATGCTGCACGTCGGCCGCTATCCACAGGCTGTGGACGACGGGCTCGCGGCACGCATCGCCGACGACCTGAGCAAGCGCGGCCTCGTCGGCCGGGCCGTTCCGGACGTGATGCGCTGGAAGTACGCCAAGCTCCTCGGCAACCTGGGCAACGCCGCCGAGGCGCTCCTCGGCCACGTGCCCGGCCTGCCCGAGGTGGTCGAGCGCGCCAGGGCCGAGGCCAGGGCCGTGCTGGAGCACGCCGGCATCGCGTACGCCACCCCCGAGGAGGAGGCCGAGGTACGCGGGCACAAGGTCGACGCGCGCCCCATCGAGGGCGTGGACCGCGGCGGCGGCTCGTCGTGGCAGAGCCTGGCCAGGGGCGCGGGCTCGATCGAGGCCGACTACCTCAACGGCGAGATCGTCCTGATGGGCCGCGAGCACGGGCTGCCCACGCCGGTCAACGAGACACTGCGGCGCGAGGCCAACAGGGCCGCCCGCGAGAAGCTGCCGCCGGGCTCG
- the lysS gene encoding lysine--tRNA ligase, with the protein MADSAETDWVSRFADEVISEAERRAPGKTIVCASGLSPSGPIHLGNLREVMTPHLVADEIRRRGLECRHLLSWDDYDRFRRVPAGIDPSWAEHIGKPLTSVPAPPGSTYANWAEHFKAPLVTALAELGVEYDPISQTEQYTSGVYREQILTAVRARAGIDAVLSRYRLKQAAESEQAADDYFPYKPYCDLCERDLTTVTAYDDETTELAYTCECGFGETVRLAEHDRGKLVWKVDWPMRWAYEGVIFEPSGVDHHSPGSAWIVGGQLVGEVFGGQQPIGPMYAFVGITGMAKMSSSKGGVPIPADALEIMEAPLLRWLYARRKPAQSFKIAFDQEIQRLYDEWDSLGRKVAAGQAQPAELAAYNRAVSTAAGPLPATPHPVAYRTLASVVDITTGHAEQTLRILRDLDGVEALDEVAPRLGRAQRWVELHLPADQRTRVRESPDQELLDSLGQEEHEALRLLADGLDDWTLEGLTALVYGVPKLQAGLPVDAKPTPEMKTAQRAFFTLLYRLLVGSDTGPRLPTLLMAVGAERVRKLVGA; encoded by the coding sequence ATGGCTGACAGTGCCGAGACCGACTGGGTCTCCAGGTTCGCGGACGAGGTGATCTCCGAGGCGGAGCGACGTGCCCCGGGCAAAACGATCGTCTGCGCCTCAGGGCTGAGCCCGTCGGGCCCGATCCACCTGGGCAACCTGCGCGAGGTGATGACGCCGCACCTGGTCGCCGACGAGATCAGGCGGCGCGGCCTGGAGTGCAGGCACCTGCTGTCGTGGGACGACTACGACCGCTTCCGCAGGGTGCCCGCGGGCATCGACCCGTCGTGGGCCGAGCACATCGGCAAGCCACTGACCTCGGTGCCCGCCCCGCCCGGCAGCACGTACGCCAACTGGGCCGAGCACTTCAAGGCCCCGCTGGTCACCGCGCTGGCGGAGCTGGGCGTGGAGTACGACCCGATCAGCCAGACCGAGCAGTACACCTCGGGCGTCTACCGCGAGCAGATCCTGACGGCCGTGCGCGCGCGGGCCGGCATCGACGCCGTGCTGTCGCGTTACCGGCTCAAGCAGGCGGCGGAGAGCGAGCAGGCCGCCGACGACTACTTCCCGTACAAGCCGTACTGCGACCTGTGCGAGCGCGACCTGACCACGGTCACCGCCTACGACGACGAGACGACCGAGCTGGCCTACACCTGCGAGTGCGGCTTCGGCGAGACCGTCCGGCTGGCCGAGCACGACCGCGGCAAGCTGGTGTGGAAGGTCGACTGGCCGATGCGCTGGGCGTACGAGGGCGTGATCTTCGAGCCGTCCGGGGTCGATCACCACTCTCCCGGTTCGGCGTGGATCGTGGGCGGCCAGCTCGTGGGCGAGGTGTTCGGCGGGCAGCAGCCGATCGGCCCCATGTACGCGTTCGTCGGCATCACCGGCATGGCCAAGATGAGCAGCTCCAAGGGCGGCGTGCCGATCCCGGCCGACGCGCTGGAGATCATGGAGGCGCCGCTGCTGCGCTGGTTGTACGCCCGCCGCAAGCCGGCCCAGTCCTTCAAGATCGCCTTCGACCAGGAGATCCAGCGGCTCTACGACGAGTGGGACTCCCTGGGCCGCAAGGTCGCCGCCGGGCAGGCCCAGCCCGCCGAGCTGGCCGCCTACAACCGCGCGGTGAGCACGGCCGCCGGCCCGCTGCCCGCCACGCCGCACCCGGTCGCCTACCGCACGCTGGCCTCCGTGGTGGACATCACGACCGGCCACGCCGAGCAGACCCTGCGCATCCTGCGCGACCTCGACGGTGTCGAGGCACTCGACGAGGTCGCCCCCCGCCTCGGGCGGGCGCAGCGCTGGGTGGAGCTCCACCTGCCCGCCGACCAGCGCACCCGCGTGCGGGAGTCGCCCGACCAGGAGCTGCTCGACTCGCTCGGGCAGGAGGAGCACGAGGCGCTGCGGCTGCTGGCCGACGGCCTCGACGACTGGACTCTGGAGGGGCTGACCGCGCTCGTGTACGGCGTGCCCAAGCTTCAGGCCGGGCTGCCGGTGGACGCCAAGCCCACGCCCGAGATGAAGACGGCGCAGCGGGCCTTCTTCACCCTGCTCTACCGCCTGCTCGTCGGCTCCGACACCGGCCCGAGGCTGCCCACGCTGCTGATGGCCGTGGGCGCCGAGCGGGTGCGCAAGCTGGTGGGCGCTTGA